One Candidatus Eisenbacteria bacterium DNA window includes the following coding sequences:
- a CDS encoding T9SS type A sorting domain-containing protein produces the protein MSGIGGRARVFVILLPLLLAPLLRPARAATFPYRENFEVADSLRWEMRGGWHRTAAPETVQVAPAVRESLVTLSEDGWWPAAAEGNACLVAADESTGTYVAPWDPAAQSAGNGGTSLAARRDTAWTPVIFAPPGREVRIRFRTWWEVESVGIGSTDWMYVEFSDDSGAAYTPLATVIGTSYPPSPEDDVPITSGGYGEPGVWEEKVYSCSTGAEGEIRFRFIFDTADPNRNGFRGWFVDDFVVSCEGLYPPYGLTATDTLCGRVRLAWADSSTAAGILYAVARRPAGSGGFVVVADSLPADSLAWSDTSAVEGAAYEYVVRGVNDCGPSGDSAPDSGLAPGTPSPPGSFAATDTACAGVRLTWAAAAGAVGYRVFRNDTLVASPGAAETSWLDESVARGVVHVYRVDAAGLCDTASSAEAAGSRRDLPPAPTAVSATDSFCAAVEVSWDTTAGDVERYVVFRDDDSVGVVARGAMPSFADAGADSMIRHAYSVRAWNACGFSEAAGPDTGMRIGRPPSPASCDATDDRCDETVVTWTASPDTGFVERWVLYRDGDSIGVATGSPLSWSDTNGEPDSLYEYSVRAWNRCGYSAQSAADDGLRGADPPLPALFDASDALCAYVELTWSAVEWEILRYILYRDGDSLGAVAGDAPTVFRDSSVAPMAAATYSLRTRSSCGFSPGSVSDGGMRQGAPPMANSCDASDSLCGRVRVTWTAPTSPGHVERWVVYRDGDSIGVRTTEPYTLTHVAAPSNERALYGVRGWSLCGWSEACEDSGVSLSAPAAPADFTASRDLCRAVELHWNPPATGGPVWTYSLTRTGAGGWTVVLSGDSYEYVDGDAPAEAVYTLRAHNCEESPIVSDTGRTIEAAPSPPSSAAASIASCDSVHLSWSPVVDAGLGYVLFRNGAGPVDSVGPGIIAAGQGSLDSGTDYIYTIFSVNACGRSAEACTAAVRIPGEIAPAPAGACTATRGACAGITVRWNWTSPDIEWYRVVRSKDGHVFADVPAGTDSLLDATIAAGDSSTYTVRAGNRCFVAAAACSARGSRAAPPPAPSQCSASSNRCGTVRVYWYWDPAYIGSELSEFRIYRKQTPSSQPFVKIGAVPPGLGGLDYDDTTPTAGLDYLYRVAAANRCGETYGNCQAIGRAISPPGSTTPTAPPDGATDLETTVLFAWSADAGAVAVRLEVALDPLFDTLLVDSLVTGDEAEVSGFEFYRSYRWRVSGWNNCGPGPASAVRVFSLGVAPGLELIAGATRLPFGNGSDTLFVDSLLVLENRYDRSLGWSVSDPGDWMVFDPPSGVVAAAEKETVRVRPGEYRCGISYRESLFIDTDPVPPGRRPIGFDVSLAPPPRPAGDVDWDCRAEMEDATRLLEALLGVFTPTAEESLGADANGDGRINVSDVVLLGRDLAAGAPAPPAGAGKVEFACVASAEPVIRLTSSFPLRAVRARFRVEEGDPAAALPADPSRTIVAVDGETGSVGVFLFDARGDGACVYDLIRVLPDGEGKTPSLRPEAVEMIGAGGERVSLRLDVAAIRPELPPARLRLNDARPNPFNAYATIEYGLPATGAVRLAVYDLRGARVRTLVEGSREAGAHAVVWNGRDDAGRPVASGVYFLRIEWSGESRVRRLMLIR, from the coding sequence GTGAGTGGAATCGGCGGACGCGCCCGCGTCTTCGTCATCCTTCTCCCCCTTCTCCTCGCGCCCCTTCTCCGTCCCGCCCGGGCGGCCACCTTTCCCTATCGGGAAAACTTCGAAGTCGCCGATTCCCTCCGGTGGGAGATGCGGGGCGGTTGGCACCGGACCGCGGCACCGGAGACGGTGCAGGTAGCCCCGGCGGTTCGGGAGAGCCTGGTGACCCTTTCCGAAGACGGGTGGTGGCCCGCCGCGGCGGAGGGGAACGCCTGCCTCGTCGCGGCGGACGAATCGACGGGAACCTACGTGGCGCCCTGGGATCCGGCGGCGCAGAGCGCCGGCAACGGAGGAACATCCCTCGCCGCGCGAAGGGACACGGCCTGGACGCCGGTGATCTTCGCCCCGCCGGGCCGAGAAGTCCGGATCCGGTTCCGGACCTGGTGGGAGGTGGAGAGCGTCGGCATCGGCTCTACGGACTGGATGTACGTGGAGTTCTCCGACGACAGCGGGGCCGCCTACACGCCCTTGGCCACCGTGATCGGCACCTCGTATCCTCCATCGCCCGAGGACGATGTGCCGATAACCTCGGGTGGGTACGGCGAGCCCGGTGTTTGGGAGGAGAAGGTTTATTCCTGTAGCACCGGCGCCGAAGGTGAGATCCGGTTCCGTTTTATTTTCGACACGGCCGATCCGAACCGAAACGGTTTCCGCGGCTGGTTCGTCGACGACTTCGTTGTTTCCTGCGAGGGACTTTATCCGCCTTATGGGCTGACCGCCACGGACACCCTCTGCGGTCGCGTTCGTCTCGCCTGGGCCGATTCCTCCACCGCCGCCGGCATTCTCTATGCGGTGGCGCGACGCCCCGCCGGATCGGGCGGTTTCGTGGTGGTCGCGGACTCCCTTCCCGCCGACTCACTCGCCTGGAGCGACACCTCGGCGGTGGAGGGAGCGGCGTACGAATACGTGGTGCGCGGCGTTAACGATTGCGGCCCCTCGGGGGACTCGGCGCCCGACTCGGGGCTCGCGCCGGGGACGCCCTCCCCGCCGGGATCCTTCGCGGCGACGGACACCGCCTGCGCCGGCGTGCGCCTCACCTGGGCGGCGGCGGCGGGCGCCGTCGGTTACCGCGTGTTCCGGAACGACACGTTGGTCGCCTCGCCGGGCGCGGCCGAGACGTCGTGGCTCGACGAATCCGTCGCCCGCGGCGTGGTTCATGTGTACCGGGTCGACGCGGCGGGCCTGTGCGATACCGCCTCGTCCGCGGAGGCGGCCGGATCGCGCCGCGATCTGCCTCCGGCGCCCACCGCCGTTTCGGCGACGGATTCGTTTTGCGCCGCGGTGGAGGTGAGCTGGGACACCACCGCCGGCGACGTGGAACGCTATGTGGTCTTTCGCGACGACGACTCGGTCGGCGTGGTCGCCCGGGGCGCGATGCCCTCCTTCGCGGACGCCGGCGCCGACTCCATGATCCGCCACGCCTACTCGGTGCGCGCTTGGAACGCCTGCGGATTCTCCGAGGCGGCGGGGCCGGACACGGGGATGCGGATCGGCCGTCCTCCGTCGCCCGCGAGCTGCGACGCCACCGACGACCGATGCGACGAGACGGTCGTTACATGGACCGCGTCGCCCGATACGGGTTTCGTGGAGCGTTGGGTCCTCTACCGGGACGGCGACTCGATCGGCGTGGCGACCGGATCGCCTCTTTCATGGTCCGACACGAACGGCGAGCCGGACAGCCTATACGAGTACTCGGTCCGCGCCTGGAACCGATGCGGCTACTCGGCGCAGTCCGCGGCGGACGACGGGTTGCGCGGCGCCGATCCGCCCCTCCCCGCGCTCTTCGACGCGTCGGACGCGCTCTGCGCTTACGTGGAGCTGACCTGGAGCGCCGTGGAATGGGAGATCCTCCGCTACATCCTTTACCGTGACGGCGATTCGCTCGGCGCGGTCGCGGGGGACGCCCCGACGGTCTTCCGCGATTCGTCGGTCGCGCCGATGGCGGCGGCGACCTACTCGCTTCGCACACGAAGCTCCTGCGGATTCTCTCCGGGCTCGGTGTCGGACGGCGGCATGCGCCAGGGCGCTCCTCCGATGGCGAACAGCTGCGATGCCAGCGACAGTCTTTGCGGCCGGGTCCGCGTTACGTGGACCGCCCCCACCTCACCGGGGCATGTGGAGCGTTGGGTGGTATACCGGGACGGCGACTCGATCGGCGTTCGCACCACGGAGCCGTACACGCTGACCCACGTCGCGGCGCCGTCGAACGAGCGCGCGCTCTACGGCGTGCGCGGCTGGAGCCTCTGCGGTTGGTCCGAGGCGTGCGAGGATAGCGGCGTTTCCCTTTCGGCGCCCGCCGCGCCGGCCGACTTCACCGCTTCGCGCGATCTGTGCCGGGCGGTGGAATTGCATTGGAACCCGCCGGCGACGGGGGGCCCCGTGTGGACCTACTCGCTGACCCGTACCGGCGCGGGCGGCTGGACGGTGGTCTTGTCCGGCGATTCGTACGAATACGTCGACGGCGACGCGCCGGCCGAGGCGGTGTACACCCTTCGCGCCCACAACTGCGAGGAATCCCCGATCGTAAGCGACACGGGAAGGACCATCGAAGCGGCCCCCTCGCCCCCCTCGTCCGCCGCCGCTTCGATCGCCTCCTGCGACTCGGTCCACCTTTCCTGGAGCCCCGTGGTGGACGCCGGGCTCGGCTACGTCCTTTTCCGGAACGGCGCCGGCCCGGTCGATTCGGTCGGCCCGGGGATAATCGCCGCGGGACAAGGCTCGCTCGATTCAGGAACGGATTACATCTATACGATCTTTTCCGTCAACGCCTGCGGGCGGTCCGCGGAAGCGTGCACGGCGGCGGTTCGCATTCCGGGCGAGATCGCCCCGGCGCCCGCCGGCGCCTGCACCGCCACCCGCGGCGCCTGCGCCGGCATCACGGTCCGTTGGAATTGGACTTCCCCGGACATCGAATGGTACCGGGTCGTTCGGTCGAAGGACGGCCACGTTTTCGCCGACGTTCCCGCGGGGACGGACAGCCTCCTGGACGCGACCATCGCCGCCGGCGATTCGTCCACCTACACGGTTCGCGCCGGAAACCGATGCTTCGTCGCCGCCGCGGCGTGCTCCGCCCGCGGCTCCCGGGCCGCGCCTCCGCCGGCGCCCTCGCAGTGCTCCGCATCGAGCAACCGCTGCGGCACGGTCCGGGTCTATTGGTATTGGGATCCGGCCTACATCGGATCCGAGCTGAGCGAGTTCCGAATCTACCGGAAGCAGACCCCGTCGTCGCAGCCGTTCGTGAAGATCGGCGCCGTTCCACCCGGGCTCGGCGGCCTGGACTACGACGACACGACGCCGACGGCCGGTCTCGATTACCTCTACCGGGTCGCGGCCGCGAACCGCTGCGGCGAAACCTACGGCAACTGCCAGGCGATCGGCCGGGCGATCAGCCCGCCCGGATCGACGACGCCGACGGCGCCCCCGGACGGCGCCACCGACTTGGAGACGACGGTGCTTTTCGCCTGGAGCGCCGACGCGGGCGCCGTGGCGGTTCGGCTCGAGGTGGCGCTGGATCCCCTCTTCGACACGCTGCTCGTCGACTCCCTGGTCACGGGCGACGAAGCGGAGGTCTCCGGCTTCGAGTTCTATCGCTCCTATCGCTGGCGCGTTTCCGGCTGGAACAATTGCGGTCCCGGACCCGCGTCGGCGGTCCGAGTCTTCAGTCTCGGCGTCGCGCCCGGCCTGGAGCTGATCGCCGGCGCGACCCGCCTCCCCTTCGGCAACGGCTCCGACACGCTCTTCGTCGATTCCCTGCTCGTCCTGGAAAATCGATACGACCGATCTCTCGGTTGGTCCGTGAGCGATCCGGGGGATTGGATGGTTTTCGATCCGCCGTCGGGAGTGGTCGCGGCCGCCGAGAAGGAGACCGTGCGGGTCCGCCCCGGCGAGTACCGGTGCGGCATTTCGTACCGGGAGAGCCTCTTCATCGATACCGACCCGGTTCCTCCCGGCCGCCGGCCGATCGGTTTCGATGTCTCCCTCGCCCCGCCGCCGCGGCCCGCGGGAGATGTCGATTGGGACTGCCGCGCCGAGATGGAGGACGCGACCCGTCTGCTGGAGGCGTTGCTCGGCGTGTTCACGCCGACGGCGGAGGAGAGCCTCGGCGCCGACGCCAACGGGGACGGGCGGATCAATGTGTCGGACGTGGTGCTCCTCGGGCGGGATCTGGCCGCCGGCGCGCCGGCGCCGCCCGCCGGCGCGGGCAAGGTGGAGTTCGCCTGCGTCGCCTCGGCGGAACCCGTGATCCGTCTCACATCCTCTTTCCCGCTCCGGGCGGTCCGCGCGCGATTCCGCGTGGAGGAGGGCGATCCGGCCGCCGCCCTGCCGGCGGATCCCTCCCGGACGATCGTCGCCGTGGACGGGGAAACCGGCTCGGTGGGCGTGTTCCTTTTCGATGCGAGGGGGGATGGCGCGTGCGTCTACGATCTCATTCGTGTCCTGCCCGACGGCGAGGGGAAGACGCCCTCGCTGCGGCCGGAGGCGGTGGAGATGATCGGCGCGGGCGGGGAGAGGGTGTCCCTTCGGCTCGACGTGGCGGCGATCCGGCCGGAGCTTCCGCCGGCGCGACTCCGCCTGAACGATGCGCGGCCGAATCCCTTCAACGCCTACGCGACGATCGAGTACGGACTGCCCGCGACGGGCGCGGTCCGGCTCGCCGTCTATGACCTTCGCGGCGCCCGGGTGCGCACGCTCGTGGAGGGCTCGCGCGAGGCGGGCGCCCACGCCGTGGTTTGGAACGGCCGGGACGACGCCGGCCGGCCGGTCGCTTCGGGCGTGTACTTTTTACGGATCGAGTGGAGCGGCGAGAGCCGCGTTCGAAGGCTCATGCTGATTCGGTGA
- a CDS encoding T9SS type A sorting domain-containing protein — MAVRLRTFIIAALMLAMTLPAFAEQRTVLLEKFTNTACPSCGTVKDTITQIVSEYGGQVNIIKYHVNWPAANDEYYLYNPVEITTRRLWYGVNYVPTIRWDGKYIADPSDFGTPEEFYSFMRSTLDSLVTLSSPVRLNVNHWRDNDSLYVGIDVVVTDTLANPNMNLFWAVKTSWMRIAGIGKYHDIFRDFVPNTTGEPLTLAFGDSLHFDWSLPVDSALNLNRYSNVVFLQRTGTKSVVQSWGALVPDPTDVAVGEAPIKILLDQNAPNPFNPLTTIRYTLNEAGPVRLSVYSPAGRLVTDLVHEVMGEGPHAVTWNGKDRFGHEVGSGVYYYRLDADKTALTRKMVLIR, encoded by the coding sequence ATGGCCGTGCGACTCCGTACTTTCATCATCGCCGCATTGATGCTCGCGATGACCCTACCCGCGTTCGCCGAGCAGCGGACGGTCTTGTTGGAGAAATTCACCAACACAGCCTGCCCCAGCTGCGGCACGGTCAAGGACACGATCACACAAATCGTCTCCGAGTATGGCGGCCAAGTGAATATCATCAAGTATCACGTGAATTGGCCCGCCGCGAACGACGAGTATTATCTGTACAATCCGGTGGAGATCACGACCCGGCGTCTTTGGTACGGCGTGAACTACGTCCCAACGATCCGTTGGGACGGCAAGTACATCGCCGATCCCTCCGATTTCGGGACGCCGGAGGAGTTCTATTCCTTCATGCGGAGTACCTTGGACAGCCTCGTCACCCTGTCGAGCCCGGTCCGCTTGAACGTGAATCACTGGCGGGATAACGATTCCCTCTACGTGGGCATCGACGTGGTGGTGACGGATACCCTCGCCAATCCGAACATGAATCTGTTTTGGGCGGTGAAGACAAGCTGGATGCGGATCGCGGGCATAGGGAAGTATCATGACATCTTCCGCGACTTCGTCCCCAACACGACCGGCGAGCCGCTGACCCTCGCCTTCGGCGATTCGCTCCACTTCGACTGGTCCCTCCCGGTCGATAGCGCGCTGAACCTGAACCGCTACTCGAACGTGGTTTTCCTCCAGAGGACCGGGACGAAGTCCGTCGTGCAGTCTTGGGGCGCCCTCGTTCCCGATCCGACGGATGTGGCGGTCGGTGAAGCTCCCATCAAGATTCTGCTCGATCAGAACGCCCCCAATCCGTTCAACCCGCTCACCACGATCCGCTACACGTTGAACGAGGCTGGACCGGTGCGCCTCTCGGTTTACAGCCCCGCCGGCCGCCTGGTGACCGACCTCGTGCACGAGGTGATGGGCGAAGGACCGCACGCGGTGACCTGGAACGGCAAGGACCGCTTCGGCCATGAAGTGGGGAGCGGTGTTTATTATTACCGTCTGGACGCGGACAAAACCGCGCTCACGCGGAAGATGGTTCTGATCCGTTAG
- a CDS encoding tetratricopeptide repeat protein has translation MCFPLESIGRPRCARRRDLPGFRRRTAAALLFLLLPLAILSCAFGPRGRIDRALDEGRWEDAIPVLEAEVYRSPGDGVLRRDLGRAFLETGRYEEAVEHLRAARDFLPEDRAVPLLLGLAQEGRREWNRAIAAYRSYPGSAGGSVVARSVRGRIARLVREIYGERARKALDEPEEPSGDVIAVRYFDVLAETEIYGNLGKGLAEQLIADLSRLEGLHVLPRLFYESFRREANAAGGRSAGTDRSPEMTLGAGWSLGGTILPREERDEVRIEFFLVDNLTGDVHAPTSLSGRLSEFFDMERRIVSAVMEMLDLPPPRETDPEWMNVPTTNFKAFLAYCNALEAEDRENHDRARSLFGQALRLDPGFALAEERLERVAGDRETIAAIAAAELERPREEARTRRLDRTAAMLGPAPPVGFGEENDLSVMRPSSGAELTVRVDRP, from the coding sequence ATGTGCTTCCCCCTGGAATCCATCGGGCGCCCGCGCTGTGCCCGCCGGCGCGACCTCCCGGGCTTCCGGCGCCGGACCGCCGCCGCCCTTCTCTTTCTTCTCCTCCCCCTCGCGATTCTCTCCTGCGCCTTCGGTCCCCGCGGGCGGATCGATCGAGCCCTCGACGAGGGCCGCTGGGAGGACGCGATTCCCGTTCTGGAAGCGGAGGTGTATCGGTCTCCCGGCGACGGGGTTCTCCGCCGGGACCTCGGCCGCGCCTTTTTAGAGACGGGCCGCTATGAAGAGGCGGTGGAGCATCTCCGCGCGGCCCGCGACTTCCTCCCCGAGGACCGCGCCGTCCCCCTCCTCCTCGGTCTCGCCCAAGAGGGGCGCCGCGAATGGAACCGGGCGATCGCCGCCTACCGCTCCTATCCGGGATCGGCGGGCGGGTCGGTGGTGGCTCGATCCGTGCGGGGCCGAATCGCCCGCCTCGTGCGGGAGATCTACGGCGAACGAGCGCGGAAGGCGCTGGACGAACCCGAAGAGCCTTCCGGCGACGTGATCGCCGTTCGTTATTTCGATGTGCTCGCCGAGACCGAGATCTACGGCAACCTGGGGAAAGGGCTCGCCGAGCAGCTGATCGCCGACCTTTCTCGCCTCGAGGGCCTTCACGTGTTGCCCCGTCTTTTTTATGAATCTTTCCGGCGTGAAGCGAACGCCGCCGGCGGCCGGAGCGCCGGCACGGACCGGTCCCCCGAGATGACGCTCGGCGCAGGGTGGTCCCTCGGCGGGACCATCCTCCCGCGAGAGGAGAGGGACGAGGTGCGAATCGAGTTCTTCCTGGTGGACAACCTCACCGGCGACGTGCACGCCCCCACTTCCCTCAGCGGCCGTCTCTCCGAGTTCTTCGACATGGAGCGGCGGATCGTAAGCGCGGTGATGGAGATGCTCGACCTGCCGCCGCCGCGGGAGACGGACCCGGAGTGGATGAATGTGCCGACCACCAATTTCAAGGCCTTCCTCGCCTACTGCAACGCCCTCGAAGCGGAGGACCGGGAGAATCATGACCGGGCGCGTTCTCTCTTCGGCCAGGCGCTCCGCCTCGATCCCGGTTTCGCCCTCGCCGAGGAGCGCCTGGAAAGGGTCGCGGGGGACCGGGAGACGATCGCCGCGATCGCGGCGGCCGAGCTCGAGAGGCCGCGGGAGGAGGCGCGGACCCGCCGGCTCGACCGTACGGCGGCGATGCTCGGGCCCGCCCCGCCCGTCGGTTTCGGCGAGGAGAACGATCTCTCCGTGATGCGTCCCTCCTCGGGGGCGGAACTCACGGTGCGGGTGGACCGGCCATGA
- a CDS encoding M20/M25/M40 family metallo-hydrolase: MPRRAALFTITLLLLGTFCSREKGKAMHEENHARIADHLIDEALRSDLAYAKLSHLSTRIGHRLCGSHALEEAITWAEETMRRDGLANVRSEPVMVPCWVRGEERAELLTPVRRELKILGLGMSVGTPPEGIEADVVAVESFDELERLGREEVEGKIVLYAVPYEGYGGTVDYRLHGASRAARLGAVAALVRSISPARHDTPHTGTLFYDDDSPRIPAAAVTVEDAERIRGAAARGEPVRARIAMGARLLGDAPSANVIGEVAGREKPEEIVLIGGHIDSWDVGQGAQDDGVGCVIAMEAARLIHRLGAPPRRTIRVVLFTNEENGTRGGKAYRDGHREELPLHVAAIESDAGNGLAAGFGLDLRVPGLEGEALERARARGVELLARIAPFLERLGAGDMRTGWSGVDIGPIVEAGVPGLGMRHDTSRYFDVHHSDADRIDRIDPEALRRNTAILAVTAYLLADFPESLAEIAAEERDGGS; the protein is encoded by the coding sequence ATGCCGCGACGCGCCGCGCTTTTTACGATCACCCTCCTTCTGCTCGGGACCTTCTGCTCCCGGGAAAAGGGCAAGGCCATGCACGAAGAGAACCACGCGCGCATCGCCGATCATTTGATCGACGAAGCCCTCCGCTCCGATCTCGCCTACGCCAAGCTTTCCCATCTGAGCACGCGGATCGGCCACCGCCTTTGCGGATCACACGCGCTGGAGGAAGCGATCACTTGGGCGGAGGAGACCATGCGCCGGGACGGGCTGGCGAACGTGCGGAGCGAACCGGTGATGGTGCCGTGTTGGGTCCGAGGAGAGGAACGGGCGGAGCTGCTCACGCCGGTCCGGAGGGAGCTGAAGATTCTCGGCCTCGGCATGAGCGTGGGAACGCCGCCCGAGGGGATCGAGGCGGACGTGGTCGCCGTGGAAAGCTTCGACGAGTTGGAGCGCCTCGGCCGCGAAGAGGTGGAAGGGAAGATCGTTCTCTACGCCGTCCCCTACGAGGGGTACGGCGGGACGGTGGATTACCGGCTCCACGGCGCTTCCCGGGCGGCTCGTCTCGGCGCCGTCGCCGCTCTGGTCCGCTCGATCAGCCCCGCGCGCCACGACACTCCCCACACCGGCACGCTGTTCTACGACGACGACTCACCGCGCATCCCCGCGGCCGCGGTCACCGTCGAGGACGCCGAGCGGATCCGCGGCGCGGCGGCGCGCGGCGAGCCGGTTCGTGCGCGCATCGCCATGGGCGCCCGCCTTCTGGGCGATGCCCCGTCGGCCAACGTGATCGGCGAGGTGGCCGGCCGTGAAAAGCCGGAGGAAATCGTACTGATCGGCGGGCACATCGACAGCTGGGACGTGGGCCAGGGCGCGCAGGACGACGGCGTCGGCTGCGTGATCGCCATGGAGGCGGCCCGCCTGATCCACCGTCTCGGCGCGCCGCCGCGCCGAACGATCCGCGTCGTTCTTTTTACGAACGAAGAGAACGGCACGCGCGGCGGAAAAGCCTACCGGGACGGTCACCGGGAAGAGCTGCCCCTCCACGTCGCGGCGATCGAATCGGACGCGGGGAACGGATTGGCGGCCGGCTTCGGCCTCGACCTGCGCGTCCCCGGGCTGGAGGGGGAGGCGTTGGAGCGCGCCCGCGCCCGCGGCGTGGAACTGCTCGCCCGGATCGCGCCCTTCTTGGAGCGCCTCGGCGCCGGAGACATGCGAACCGGCTGGTCCGGCGTCGACATCGGCCCCATCGTGGAGGCGGGGGTGCCCGGCCTCGGCATGCGGCACGACACGAGCCGTTACTTCGACGTGCACCATAGCGACGCGGACCGGATCGACCGGATCGATCCGGAGGCGCTCAGGCGGAACACGGCGATTCTCGCGGTGACCGCCTATCTTCTCGCGGATTTTCCGGAAAGCCTCGCGGAGATCGCCGCGGAGGAGAGGGACGGCGGTTCTTAG